In Passer domesticus isolate bPasDom1 chromosome 7, bPasDom1.hap1, whole genome shotgun sequence, one genomic interval encodes:
- the BMP15 gene encoding bone morphogenetic protein 15: MAMPYPFTSLLLLLVVPLSQAANQSPLPLASLPAVPTLPLLQALQTRAPGSPGWQVGPASGQPLRYMLNLYRRAADREGRPRRSRSLGTNTIRLVQASSHGGQPWAGRWYLQALTYHMEGQPEVEHLLRATVVYLPSLSLAHGRLLCALELVMADEAPRVLLSPTARPRHGWAEVDVTPYLVLGNSSVGSLALRHVCVRAGRAGGHDAPVAPGHPFLLLYLNDTQAGLAPLAAEPHRHRRDTGTLAHDLPKYLQDQGGEKSDCSLRPFPVSFAQLGWDHWIIAPHRYNPRYCKGTCPHLLRYDFHAPNHAVVQGFVHQLVDASVPRPSCVPYRYSPISVLMIERNGGILYKEYENMIAESCTCR; this comes from the exons ATGGCTATGCCCTATCCTTTCACcagcctcctccttctccttgttGTGCCCCTTTCCCAGGCTGCAAACCAGTCCCCACTGCCCCTTGCCTCCCTGCCCGctgtccccaccctgcccctcctgcaggccctgcaaaCCCGGGCTccaggcagcccaggctggcaggTGGGGCCAGCCAGTGGACAGCCCCTGCGCTACATGCTGAACCTGTACCGGCGTGCTGCTGACCGCGAaggccggccccgccgcagccGCAGCCTAGGCACCAACACCATCCGCCTGGTCCAGGCCAGTTCCCATGGGGGTCAGCCCTGGGCAG GTCGCTGGTACTTGCAGGCCCTCACCTACCACATGGAGGGCCAGCCAGAGGTCGAGCACCTCCTCAGAGCTACTGTGGTCTACCTGCCCAGTCTGTCACTGGCCCACGGTCGCCTTCTCTGTGCTCTGGAGCTGGTGATGGCTGATGAGGCACCCAGGGTGCTGCTCAGCCCTACTGCCCGTCCCCGCCATGGCTGGGCCGAAGTTGACGTCACACCTTATCTGGTGCTGGGAAACAGCAGCGTGGGGAGCCTGGCACTGCGGCATGTCTGCGTGCGTGCTGGCCGAGCAGGAGGCCACGATGCCCCTGTGGCCCCTGGCCACCCTTTCCTCCTTCTCTACCTTAATGATACCCAGGCAGGGTTGGCacctctggcagcagagccccacCGACACCGACGCGATACGGGGACATTGGCTCATGACCTGCCCAAGTACCTGCAGGACCAGGGAGGGGAGAAGAGTGACTGTTCCCTCCGCCCCTTCCCTGTCAGTtttgcacagctgggctgggaccaCTGGATCATTGCTCCTCACCGCTATAACCCACGCTACTGCAAGGGCACCTGTCCCCACCTGCTCCGCTATGACTTCCACGCACCCAACCATGCTGTGGTGCAGGGTTTTGTTCATCAGCTGGTGGATGCCAGTGTGCCCCGGCCCTCCTGTGTGCCCTATCGCTACAGCCCCATCAGTGTCCTCATGATTGAGCGCAATGGAGGCATACTGTACAAGGAGTACGAGAATATGATTGCAGAGTCCTGCACTTGCCGGTAA